The nucleotide sequence GATGGGGTTCATGCCGGCCGCTCTCAAGTCTTCCTCCGTCCCAATGTATGCGGAATCAAGGTACATGTCCTCATCGTTCCCTCCGCATTTTTGGGCGAGCCCCTTCGCCGCCCTGGAGTCATGGACGCTTGCCGCCGTGACATCGTAATCTCGTATAAGCTTGGTCTTTCGGCAGATAACGGCATGATCCTTGTACCCGAACACTGTCTCCTTCCGCTTTACCGTCCACTTCGCATGGATGTCTTTGTGGCATTTCTTGTGAGGGTTGTCTTTCCATAGCTCCTCGCCCCTGCCTTCCTTTATCTGCTTGTTCTCCTCTCTCGTGTTCCTTTGGCGAGGAGCGACCACGAAACTCGCGTCAACTATCTTCCCCTCGTTGACTATCAGCCCGATGGAATCGAGGTACTCGTTGAATTGGGCAAATAGCTCGTCCCATGTGCCGGCCTTCGCCAGGATGTCCTTGTACTTCCACACAGTCTTCTCGTCAGGCACGTCGTCCACGCTTTCTATATCAAGAAACTCCCGAAAGCTCATCCTGTCCTTTATCTGATACTCAATCTGCTTGTCGCCAAGCCCGTAGAGCCT is from Fibrobacter sp. and encodes:
- a CDS encoding IS5 family transposase, whose amino-acid sequence is MTYKNTSEAGMFDHEFTLEALSAMGNPLPRLKEILDFEQFRPILEPVFAKENRKSNAGRRGMDPVFMMRVLFLQRLYGLGDKQIEYQIKDRMSFREFLDIESVDDVPDEKTVWKYKDILAKAGTWDELFAQFNEYLDSIGLIVNEGKIVDASFVVAPRQRNTREENKQIKEGRGEELWKDNPHKKCHKDIHAKWTVKRKETVFGYKDHAVICRKTKLIRDYDVTAASVHDSRAAKGLAQKCGGNDEDMYLDSAYIGTEEDLRAAGMNPIICERGYRSHPLTEAQKESNRKKSKVRCRVEHVFGYMEQSMRGLVFRGVGIVRAKANIAMTNLVYNMCRLAQIIKYHPEWIVA